A DNA window from Porphyromonas gingivalis ATCC 33277 contains the following coding sequences:
- the omp28 gene encoding outer membrane lipoprotein Omp28 has product MKKLFLSLTSLVMVFAVASCDIIDKDQTLLPAPTNVTPDNPDDNPSEIDITQTHTEKYVLAEEFTGQKCLYCPKGHRKLAALKEQYGKRLTVVGIHAGPASLVPPLFRTEAGDAYYSKFANNTSSLPALMVSRKKFGSSYVYDKSYKTWDVPIAEQMEQKAKMNIFAVAEYTDTQKIKVTVKGKVLEGNTLPKSMVQVYLLEDKLIAPQADGNTTVENYEHNHVLRGAVNGIWGEEFVDLKDYLYTYAVEPLSGMSFVAENYSIVAFVYDVQTFEVYDVVHVKINPQSDGK; this is encoded by the coding sequence ATGAAAAAGCTATTTCTCTCGCTCACGAGTCTTGTAATGGTCTTCGCTGTTGCAAGTTGCGATATAATCGACAAGGATCAAACCCTCTTGCCGGCTCCGACCAACGTGACACCCGATAATCCGGATGACAATCCTTCGGAGATCGACATTACGCAGACGCACACAGAAAAATATGTTTTGGCTGAAGAATTTACCGGCCAAAAGTGCCTCTACTGTCCCAAGGGGCACCGCAAATTGGCGGCTCTCAAGGAGCAATACGGTAAGAGATTGACTGTTGTCGGTATACATGCCGGCCCTGCATCTCTCGTGCCGCCTCTTTTCCGTACAGAGGCCGGAGACGCATATTATAGCAAGTTCGCCAATAATACCTCTTCTCTCCCTGCGCTGATGGTTTCGCGCAAAAAGTTCGGATCCTCCTACGTTTATGATAAGAGCTACAAAACGTGGGACGTGCCTATTGCCGAGCAGATGGAGCAAAAGGCGAAGATGAATATCTTTGCCGTGGCCGAATACACCGATACCCAAAAGATCAAGGTGACTGTAAAGGGTAAAGTACTGGAGGGGAATACACTCCCGAAGTCCATGGTTCAGGTGTATCTGTTGGAGGATAAGCTGATCGCTCCGCAGGCGGATGGCAATACGACAGTCGAGAATTACGAGCACAATCACGTGTTGCGTGGAGCCGTTAATGGTATTTGGGGCGAAGAATTTGTGGATCTCAAAGATTATTTGTATACTTACGCCGTTGAACCGCTCTCGGGTATGTCCTTCGTAGCCGAGAATTATTCGATTGTGGCTTTTGTATACGATGTGCAGACGTTCGAAGTGTATGACGTTGTGCATGTAAAGATCAATCCGCAATCCGATGGCAAATAA
- a CDS encoding T9SS type A sorting domain-containing protein produces MRKIFISIALLAGFIATLNAQVVIKVGDAILENNATVDITAFTTEDGTEEMKFKGMVINQSATPINVIGKITKQEMIGDGHFALCFGQCMLPNVSVSPVVEVGGEGEPLSLRYTFPVSNEGHTGAFTFSCFPESGAPGTELATVNINFKYKGGGTDLTNIGLGRIALIQSGNTCTLQYNSNGKRLALEVYNLLGVKVFTSQLPAGSGSYTLPVRLQRGVHIFRITEGGKPAFVQKYLIK; encoded by the coding sequence ATGAGGAAAATCTTTATCAGCATCGCATTGTTGGCAGGTTTCATTGCTACTCTCAATGCACAAGTTGTGATCAAGGTGGGAGATGCCATCTTGGAAAACAATGCCACTGTGGACATTACTGCTTTCACAACAGAAGATGGTACGGAAGAGATGAAATTTAAAGGAATGGTTATCAACCAATCCGCTACACCTATCAATGTAATCGGCAAGATTACCAAGCAAGAAATGATCGGTGATGGACACTTTGCTTTGTGCTTTGGTCAGTGTATGCTGCCGAATGTATCTGTATCCCCCGTTGTGGAGGTTGGTGGCGAAGGAGAGCCCCTCTCTTTGCGTTATACATTTCCCGTGTCCAATGAAGGGCATACGGGAGCTTTCACTTTTAGCTGCTTCCCCGAGAGCGGTGCTCCCGGCACAGAATTGGCTACAGTGAACATTAACTTCAAGTACAAAGGCGGTGGAACCGATTTGACTAATATCGGGCTGGGGCGTATAGCTCTTATCCAGAGCGGCAATACTTGCACCCTTCAGTACAACAGCAATGGCAAGCGTCTTGCCCTTGAAGTGTACAATCTCTTAGGTGTAAAGGTATTTACCTCTCAGCTGCCAGCAGGATCCGGCTCTTATACGCTGCCAGTGCGTCTGCAGCGTGGTGTGCATATCTTCCGCATCACAGAAGGAGGTAAGCCTGCGTTTGTTCAGAAGTATCTGATTAAGTAA
- a CDS encoding 2-hydroxyacid dehydrogenase family protein produces the protein MAKILVAFNTVSEGFDRLTARHKVVFPPKGRDFTQEEIAERIVDCDVLCSVFDIPIGRDLIDKGRSLKLIANYAVGYNNIDVTYAASKGIVVTNTPRAVIEPTADLALALLLSCTRRIAEWDRLFRRDGEMVERGRLCRLGVNLYGKTLGIIGFGNIGAAVARRCKAFGMNVLYNKRTRLSEAEEKAQGITFADKDDLIRRADVLSLHTPLTPETKHLIGTAELSMMKPTAILINTARGAVVDERALVEALREKRIAAAGLDVFENNDIPSPELFAMDNVSLTPHVGTQTYDSRVEMVHELCDNVLGFLHGDRPISRVN, from the coding sequence ATGGCAAAGATATTGGTGGCATTTAACACCGTGAGCGAGGGGTTCGACCGGCTTACCGCTCGTCACAAAGTGGTTTTCCCGCCCAAAGGGCGCGATTTTACTCAAGAAGAAATAGCAGAGCGTATCGTGGATTGCGATGTTCTCTGTTCCGTATTCGACATTCCGATCGGTAGGGATTTGATTGACAAAGGCCGATCGCTTAAGTTGATCGCGAACTATGCTGTCGGGTACAATAATATCGATGTGACTTATGCAGCATCGAAAGGTATTGTTGTGACGAATACTCCGCGAGCTGTAATAGAACCGACGGCAGATTTGGCTCTGGCTCTGCTTCTAAGCTGTACGCGCCGTATTGCGGAATGGGACAGGCTTTTCCGTCGCGATGGCGAGATGGTGGAACGGGGACGGCTATGTCGTCTTGGAGTCAATCTCTATGGTAAGACGTTGGGCATTATAGGCTTCGGGAATATCGGGGCTGCAGTGGCACGTCGATGCAAAGCTTTTGGCATGAATGTTCTCTACAACAAACGCACTCGACTGAGCGAAGCAGAGGAAAAGGCTCAAGGGATCACCTTTGCAGACAAAGACGACTTGATTCGCCGGGCTGATGTTCTGTCGCTCCACACGCCTTTGACTCCCGAAACGAAACATTTGATCGGGACTGCGGAGCTTTCCATGATGAAACCGACAGCCATCCTGATCAATACGGCTCGTGGTGCCGTAGTGGACGAACGAGCTTTGGTTGAGGCTCTGCGTGAAAAGCGTATTGCCGCTGCCGGCCTCGATGTCTTCGAGAATAACGATATTCCTTCTCCCGAACTCTTTGCTATGGACAATGTCAGCTTAACGCCTCATGTCGGTACTCAAACTTATGATTCTCGTGTCGAGATGGTACATGAGCTTTGCGATAATGTCCTTGGCTTCCTGCATGGCGATCGTCCGATCAGCCGCGTAAACTGA
- a CDS encoding MFS transporter: MNTTRQNGNYLLPIIMMIALFGMISFVTGLASPMGVIVKNQFQTSNFMATLGYFANFIAYAFMGYPAGMLLQRIGYKQTALSAIAVGFVGIGIQLLSGEMGSFSIYLVGAFVAGFSMCMLNTVVNPMLNTLGGGGNRGNQLIQVGGSFNSLMATLVPVLVGYFIGSNVQQANIKQAYPAIILAMCIFALAFVVLYFVNIPEPAATKNSSTEKLSHSPFAFRHFVLGTIAIFLYVGIEVSIQDFINKYMTSSFDKGGLGFDATIAGSVVGTYWFLMLIGRMIGAAVGAKVSSKAMLTFVSSLGIILVLAAIFTPIGLQASMPVFRSDISFGLNTIPMSIVFLVLCGLCTSVMWGGIFNLAVEGLGKYTESASGFFMVMVCGGGILPLIQGYFADWLGYINSYWVIVVALVFLLYYALAGYRNVNKDIPVV; this comes from the coding sequence ATGAATACAACAAGGCAGAACGGAAACTATCTCCTGCCCATTATCATGATGATCGCCCTTTTCGGGATGATCTCTTTTGTTACAGGTTTGGCCAGCCCCATGGGGGTGATTGTCAAAAATCAGTTCCAGACCTCCAACTTTATGGCCACGCTCGGTTACTTTGCCAATTTCATTGCTTATGCATTTATGGGCTACCCTGCGGGGATGCTACTCCAGCGAATCGGTTATAAGCAGACAGCTTTATCCGCCATCGCCGTCGGATTTGTAGGCATAGGAATACAGCTCTTGTCCGGAGAGATGGGCAGCTTCTCTATTTATTTAGTCGGCGCATTTGTTGCCGGGTTCTCCATGTGTATGCTCAATACGGTAGTCAATCCGATGCTCAATACCTTGGGTGGCGGAGGCAACCGCGGTAACCAGCTTATTCAGGTGGGAGGCTCTTTCAATTCGCTGATGGCGACTCTGGTACCCGTGCTCGTGGGTTACTTTATCGGGAGCAACGTTCAGCAGGCCAATATCAAGCAGGCTTATCCCGCTATCATCCTGGCCATGTGTATTTTTGCACTCGCTTTTGTAGTGCTTTATTTCGTCAATATCCCCGAGCCGGCCGCCACGAAAAACAGCAGCACGGAGAAGCTGTCGCATAGTCCTTTTGCTTTTCGCCATTTTGTGTTGGGCACAATAGCCATATTCCTTTATGTGGGGATAGAAGTGAGCATTCAGGATTTTATCAATAAGTATATGACTTCCTCTTTCGATAAAGGTGGCTTGGGCTTTGATGCTACGATCGCCGGCTCTGTGGTTGGGACATATTGGTTCCTGATGCTTATCGGACGTATGATCGGAGCCGCCGTAGGAGCAAAAGTATCCAGTAAGGCTATGCTCACCTTCGTGTCCTCATTAGGAATAATTTTGGTCCTGGCTGCCATCTTTACCCCGATCGGACTACAAGCCTCTATGCCAGTCTTTCGCTCCGATATATCGTTCGGCCTTAACACCATACCGATGAGTATCGTTTTCCTTGTGCTTTGCGGTCTTTGTACTTCCGTCATGTGGGGAGGTATTTTCAACCTCGCAGTGGAAGGTCTCGGGAAATATACCGAATCAGCTTCCGGTTTCTTCATGGTCATGGTTTGCGGTGGAGGGATTTTGCCACTGATCCAAGGTTATTTTGCAGACTGGCTCGGTTATATCAATAGCTATTGGGTAATAGTCGTAGCATTGGTATTCCTGCTTTATTATGCTTTGGCAGGCTATCGCAATGTGAATAAGGATATTCCCGTAGTTTGA
- a CDS encoding DUF3868 domain-containing protein, with the protein MKRIQLTLIALFAAVAGLVAQNAYEGVISYKISLDKTGNKVVLNGAADMSNLKLKSTQMIIVTPILRSEDGTSRVEFPSVVITGRNRTKALKREIAFSSALPQAKHAAQYIRRYNGKSEQFTFTGEHAYAPWMMDAKFVVREEVRGCAKCPVGLSSNIVPFDPLFNPAEAPYLLAHITPAEEEEKQRESSFDAYINFKVDKADVLPEYRNNKAELEKIKEFVSTVKANPNYSVNKMIIEGFASPEASIAHNKALSERRAKRLAEELVRKYGKTLPNITTKFGGEDWKGLKLAIEKSDIADRDRVLEIINSDKYADDDAREQALKQLSSYRHILDQIYPNLRRNTITMGYIVRDYTLEEAREIIKTAPKELSEAEMYRVAMSYPEGHQERLFALNTTLKYFPESVTGRINLAVAAFNGGDVQQAIALLSPIQTEKGVSNILGAAYARTGDFARAETFFRKAVAEGDANAQRNLDMLLGKK; encoded by the coding sequence ATGAAAAGAATACAACTAACTCTTATCGCTCTCTTCGCCGCTGTTGCCGGTTTGGTCGCTCAAAATGCTTACGAGGGAGTAATTTCATATAAAATTTCGTTGGACAAAACCGGAAATAAGGTTGTACTGAATGGTGCGGCAGATATGAGTAATTTAAAGCTCAAGAGCACTCAGATGATCATTGTTACGCCTATTCTTCGTTCAGAAGATGGTACCAGCCGGGTAGAATTTCCTTCGGTAGTCATTACAGGCCGCAATAGAACAAAAGCTCTCAAGCGTGAAATCGCATTTAGTTCGGCTTTGCCCCAAGCAAAACATGCAGCTCAATACATTCGCCGTTATAATGGGAAGAGCGAGCAGTTTACTTTTACAGGAGAACATGCTTATGCTCCATGGATGATGGATGCCAAGTTTGTGGTTCGTGAGGAGGTGCGAGGTTGTGCCAAATGCCCAGTAGGTCTCTCGAGTAATATTGTTCCTTTTGATCCACTCTTCAATCCGGCAGAGGCTCCTTATCTGTTGGCACACATTACTCCGGCCGAAGAAGAGGAAAAGCAGCGAGAGTCCAGCTTTGATGCTTATATCAACTTCAAAGTCGATAAGGCAGATGTCCTTCCTGAGTATCGCAACAATAAGGCGGAGTTAGAAAAAATCAAAGAATTTGTAAGCACCGTTAAGGCCAATCCAAACTATTCGGTCAATAAAATGATCATCGAAGGGTTTGCTTCTCCCGAGGCTTCAATAGCCCACAATAAGGCTTTGTCGGAGCGCCGTGCTAAAAGACTCGCGGAAGAATTGGTGCGTAAGTATGGCAAAACATTGCCGAATATAACCACTAAGTTCGGCGGTGAAGATTGGAAGGGGCTGAAACTGGCTATCGAAAAGAGTGATATAGCCGATCGTGACCGCGTATTGGAGATAATCAACTCCGATAAATATGCCGATGATGATGCACGTGAACAGGCTCTGAAGCAACTTTCGTCTTATCGTCATATCTTGGATCAGATCTATCCGAATTTGCGTCGCAATACGATAACCATGGGGTATATCGTTCGTGATTATACCCTCGAAGAAGCTCGTGAAATCATTAAGACTGCTCCGAAAGAACTTAGTGAAGCCGAAATGTACCGTGTGGCAATGTCTTATCCTGAGGGGCACCAAGAGCGTTTGTTTGCTCTGAATACGACCCTTAAGTATTTCCCTGAAAGTGTAACGGGCCGAATCAATTTGGCTGTAGCCGCTTTTAACGGTGGAGATGTTCAACAGGCAATTGCTCTGTTGAGTCCGATTCAGACAGAAAAGGGTGTAAGCAATATCCTTGGAGCTGCTTATGCTCGTACGGGAGATTTTGCTCGTGCCGAAACCTTCTTCCGTAAGGCCGTTGCAGAAGGAGATGCAAATGCGCAGCGCAACCTTGATATGCTGCTTGGCAAAAAGTAA
- a CDS encoding DUF3575 domain-containing protein, which yields MKKNLIFLLLFLSGLLGVSAQRVALKNNLLYDATLTPNLALEIGVGPKMTVDLLGGVNPFKISDDHYWKHWLAQPELRYWFCEKFNGVFIGLHGHVGQMNIAGISVPPVGSIHPKSDFDDAKYHRYQGWFYGGGISIGRQWILGNHWNLEASIGGGYIHFDYDKYQCVECGKKVGVDKKADYFGLTRATLSLIYLFK from the coding sequence ATGAAGAAGAATTTGATTTTCTTGTTGTTGTTTTTGAGTGGGTTGCTTGGTGTATCCGCTCAGCGCGTGGCTCTTAAGAATAATTTGCTTTATGATGCAACGCTAACTCCTAACTTGGCCTTGGAAATAGGTGTAGGTCCTAAAATGACTGTGGATCTCTTAGGGGGAGTAAACCCTTTCAAGATCAGCGATGATCATTATTGGAAGCATTGGCTTGCCCAGCCGGAATTGCGTTATTGGTTCTGTGAGAAATTCAATGGAGTGTTTATCGGACTTCATGGCCATGTCGGTCAAATGAATATCGCAGGGATATCGGTCCCTCCTGTTGGCTCCATTCATCCTAAGAGCGACTTCGACGATGCCAAGTATCATCGTTATCAAGGATGGTTCTATGGTGGCGGTATCAGTATAGGCCGTCAGTGGATCTTGGGCAATCATTGGAATCTGGAAGCGAGTATCGGCGGTGGTTATATTCACTTCGATTATGACAAGTATCAATGTGTAGAGTGTGGGAAGAAAGTTGGTGTTGACAAGAAGGCCGATTACTTTGGCCTGACGCGAGCCACTCTTTCGTTAATCTATCTGTTTAAGTAA